From the genome of Lawsonella clevelandensis, one region includes:
- the dnaG gene encoding DNA primase produces the protein MAKGRIPESDIEAIRNLVRIEDVVGEYVSLKPAGVDSLKGLSPFTDEKTPSFHVRPNHGYYHCFSTGEGGDVFSFLMKMEHVTFVEAVEQLADRIGYRINYQGSGATTPQQRGTRRRLLQANAAAHEFYRQQLETPEAQPGRDMLLDRGFDVAIIKEFGCGYAPAGWDTVTRHLQKQGFTFDELEAAGISKMGSRGTPIDRFHRRLLWPISAPSGEVIGFGARKLFDDDKLGKYMNTPETMLYKKSKVLFGLDKAKKYIAESHQCVVVEGYTDVMAMWAAGVKTAVAACGTAFGDDHLAILRRFLMDDNYYRGEIIYTFDGDEAGQKAAMKAFTGDQQFAGQKFVCIAPGGMDPCELRQAEGDAAVRDLIARRIPMFEFALRSLLKDFNLSIPEGRVAALERLVPVVAAIHDAALRDEYARQLSGWVGWHDPTEIVNRVRQAARTAGRMPAGGPTGRSLRGGLQRGRGPRASSSFSASIGARGTAGGQASQNQPRMLRPRKPSEGSEEGRQRGAVRLAIQYPRTAGAGFDALGSDAFTYPLYRTIRDAIEAVGGCTNAVVDHNWVPSIQEHIDDLVVQGVVSELAVEDMPVDQEHMASYAEGLFARLEEAWVGQQVAALKAALQRKNPSTDPDYHDMFKDLVALEEYRATLKQLAIATF, from the coding sequence ATGGCCAAGGGACGGATTCCAGAAAGCGACATTGAGGCAATCCGTAACCTGGTGCGCATTGAAGACGTCGTCGGGGAATATGTGTCGCTGAAACCCGCCGGTGTCGATTCTCTCAAAGGGTTGAGCCCCTTTACCGACGAGAAAACGCCCTCCTTCCACGTTCGCCCCAACCACGGCTACTACCACTGCTTCTCTACAGGGGAGGGAGGTGACGTGTTCAGCTTCCTCATGAAGATGGAACATGTCACCTTCGTTGAAGCGGTGGAACAGCTGGCTGACCGCATCGGCTATCGCATCAACTACCAGGGAAGCGGCGCCACCACTCCGCAGCAGCGGGGGACACGTCGGCGGCTACTTCAAGCCAATGCAGCCGCCCACGAGTTCTACCGGCAGCAGTTGGAAACCCCAGAGGCACAGCCGGGCCGCGACATGCTCCTCGACCGGGGTTTTGACGTCGCCATCATTAAGGAATTCGGCTGTGGTTACGCCCCAGCCGGATGGGACACCGTTACCCGTCACCTGCAGAAACAAGGCTTCACCTTCGATGAACTGGAGGCTGCCGGGATCTCCAAGATGGGTTCGCGGGGAACTCCCATCGACCGCTTCCATCGTCGTCTCCTCTGGCCCATCAGTGCCCCCAGCGGGGAGGTGATTGGTTTCGGTGCGCGCAAGCTCTTCGACGACGACAAACTCGGGAAGTATATGAACACTCCCGAAACCATGCTCTACAAAAAGTCCAAAGTGCTCTTTGGTCTGGATAAAGCCAAAAAGTATATTGCCGAATCACACCAGTGCGTCGTTGTGGAAGGCTACACGGACGTGATGGCGATGTGGGCGGCTGGCGTAAAAACCGCCGTCGCCGCCTGCGGAACCGCATTCGGCGATGACCACCTGGCTATTCTGCGCCGCTTCCTCATGGATGATAACTACTACCGGGGGGAGATCATCTACACCTTTGATGGAGATGAAGCGGGTCAAAAAGCTGCTATGAAGGCGTTCACCGGAGATCAGCAATTTGCCGGCCAGAAATTCGTCTGCATTGCGCCGGGCGGAATGGACCCCTGTGAGCTGCGGCAGGCGGAGGGAGATGCCGCCGTACGAGATCTCATCGCACGCCGTATCCCCATGTTTGAGTTCGCACTCCGCTCACTGCTGAAAGACTTCAATCTCTCTATTCCAGAAGGGCGCGTAGCAGCTCTCGAACGCCTTGTCCCGGTTGTTGCGGCTATCCACGATGCGGCGCTACGGGACGAGTATGCCCGCCAGCTTTCCGGCTGGGTAGGTTGGCACGATCCCACCGAAATAGTGAATCGAGTGCGACAGGCTGCCCGTACCGCGGGACGGATGCCAGCAGGAGGACCAACTGGGCGATCGCTGCGAGGAGGGCTTCAGCGGGGCCGGGGTCCACGAGCTAGTTCGTCCTTTTCTGCCTCTATTGGGGCAAGAGGAACTGCAGGCGGCCAGGCCAGTCAGAATCAGCCCCGGATGCTGCGCCCCCGTAAACCCTCCGAAGGTAGTGAAGAGGGGCGCCAACGAGGGGCAGTGCGTCTCGCAATCCAGTATCCCCGTACTGCCGGAGCTGGCTTCGACGCGTTGGGGTCTGATGCCTTCACCTATCCGCTCTACCGCACTATTCGGGATGCTATCGAAGCGGTAGGAGGCTGCACGAACGCGGTGGTTGACCATAACTGGGTACCGTCCATCCAAGAACATATCGACGACCTGGTAGTACAGGGGGTAGTCTCGGAGCTTGCCGTCGAAGATATGCCGGTAGACCAGGAGCATATGGCCAGCTACGCGGAGGGTCTTTTTGCGCGCCTGGAGGAAGCGTGGGTGGGGCAACAAGTAGCCGCACTGAAAGCTGCCCTACAGCGGAAGAACCCCTCTACTGACCCCGACTACCATGACATGTTTAAGGATCTTGTGGCACTGGAAGAATACCGTGCGACATTGAAACAACTTGCCATCGCAACCTTCTAA
- a CDS encoding ABC-F family ATP-binding cassette domain-containing protein: MTESVYPADVSVDFADTQLVATDIHYDYPGSPVLNNINLTLSAGDVLGLVGDNGVGKSTLLWILSGRLKPSAGRVTHQGTRVLGAQELEAPFDSTGRMLVEEALGPARRRLQALEDAANIMATTEDPEAAAHAERRYAEIYNDVMAHDAWSAEHNAEVVLDHLGLTGEGVSGDLLDQCTVDMSGGERARLGLALALIRAPEILLLDEPTNHLDARGRELVAKTIREHPGIVVLATHDRDFLDATCTHIGDIVRNREGIGIFTGNWTQYDKHRRHERQLWEHQWRTEEHQREHLETTIEKGAREVSPGRARQDNDKLSYNQAGGRVEKQIARRVRAARQKLSDLEENGVEKPPVLLGFHAPLAKAPSGKRVAAGSDEDFHLKLRGVVVPKRVHVGSLTIRPGETVVITGPNGSGKSSLLHVITGALRPEAGEVQVGQGATLSILEQEQRWEDPKKSAAELYSFASGPHSLDLDELGLITPEDAQRPVGDLSLGQQRRVALALLVANPPEILLMDEPTNHLSVDLIEEVQDAIKQCEGTLVVVTHDQRMIEQVEARHLVVKDGEVEELPRGVLPEIFD; this comes from the coding sequence ATGACCGAGTCTGTGTACCCCGCTGATGTGTCGGTGGACTTTGCAGACACCCAGCTGGTCGCTACCGACATCCACTACGACTATCCCGGTAGCCCCGTCCTCAATAACATTAATCTCACGCTTTCTGCAGGAGACGTGCTGGGTCTAGTTGGCGACAACGGAGTGGGCAAGTCCACCCTGCTGTGGATTCTCTCCGGTCGCCTCAAACCCAGTGCTGGCCGTGTCACCCACCAAGGAACCCGCGTTCTTGGGGCTCAAGAGCTCGAAGCCCCCTTCGATTCCACCGGTCGTATGCTCGTTGAAGAGGCTCTCGGACCTGCCCGTCGCCGTCTCCAGGCGTTGGAAGACGCTGCCAACATTATGGCTACCACCGAGGATCCTGAGGCCGCCGCGCACGCGGAACGACGCTATGCCGAGATCTATAACGACGTCATGGCCCATGATGCCTGGAGTGCTGAGCATAATGCGGAAGTTGTTCTCGACCATTTGGGCCTAACCGGAGAGGGAGTATCCGGAGATCTTCTTGACCAATGCACTGTCGATATGTCGGGTGGTGAGCGAGCTCGTCTCGGTCTTGCACTTGCCCTCATCCGGGCACCTGAGATTCTCCTCCTCGACGAACCTACCAACCATCTCGATGCGCGAGGGCGTGAGCTTGTTGCCAAAACTATTCGAGAGCACCCGGGGATCGTCGTGCTGGCAACCCACGACCGTGACTTCTTGGATGCCACCTGCACCCATATCGGTGACATTGTGCGCAACCGCGAGGGTATCGGTATTTTCACCGGAAACTGGACTCAGTACGACAAACATCGTCGACACGAACGCCAGCTGTGGGAGCATCAGTGGCGCACTGAAGAGCACCAACGAGAGCATTTGGAAACCACTATCGAGAAAGGTGCGCGAGAGGTTTCCCCCGGCCGTGCACGTCAGGATAACGATAAACTCTCCTACAACCAGGCCGGCGGTCGCGTGGAAAAACAGATAGCCCGCCGAGTTCGAGCAGCGCGCCAAAAGCTTTCGGACCTGGAAGAAAATGGGGTGGAAAAACCGCCAGTCCTGCTTGGTTTTCATGCCCCTCTAGCGAAGGCTCCCAGTGGTAAACGTGTCGCCGCTGGTTCCGATGAGGACTTCCATCTGAAGCTCCGTGGGGTGGTTGTTCCCAAACGTGTCCACGTGGGTTCTCTGACCATTCGGCCTGGCGAAACTGTCGTCATCACCGGCCCCAATGGATCCGGCAAATCTAGCCTGCTGCATGTCATTACTGGTGCGCTCCGGCCGGAAGCAGGAGAGGTGCAGGTCGGGCAGGGAGCAACCCTGTCGATCCTGGAGCAGGAACAACGATGGGAGGACCCGAAAAAGAGTGCTGCGGAACTCTACTCCTTTGCCTCCGGTCCACACTCACTGGACTTAGACGAACTGGGGCTCATCACCCCTGAAGATGCCCAGCGACCCGTGGGTGATCTCTCGCTGGGACAGCAGCGACGGGTAGCCTTGGCCTTGCTCGTGGCTAACCCGCCAGAGATTCTCTTAATGGATGAGCCGACTAACCACTTGAGTGTTGACCTCATCGAAGAAGTACAGGACGCTATTAAACAGTGTGAAGGTACTCTTGTCGTCGTCACCCACGACCAACGCATGATCGAACAGGTGGAAGCACGGCACCTAGTTGTAAAAGATGGCGAGGTGGAGGAGCTTCCGCGAGGTGTGCTGCCCGAGATCTTCGATTAG
- a CDS encoding class I SAM-dependent methyltransferase gives MAERTSADWDARYSETPAPWGGTPAAAVVERLSTMEPGTALDLGCGDGRHARLLAQMGWDVVGVDLSPEAIRIAAEHESLGPKIVYTVGNVCNWVPVYDAQVTGDDRFTSGKFDLILGAYLHLPMHQLRDVLKRSQAWLQPHGALLYLGHAAENLRHGIGGPQDSALLPTVADLASASAGMRVIRLEHMVRPAGRSQAVDVLLHAENWD, from the coding sequence ATGGCTGAACGTACATCCGCAGATTGGGACGCCCGCTACAGTGAAACACCCGCCCCTTGGGGAGGAACCCCTGCCGCGGCAGTCGTGGAACGGCTCTCCACTATGGAACCCGGCACCGCTCTTGACCTAGGGTGTGGGGATGGTCGGCACGCTCGTCTTCTGGCGCAGATGGGCTGGGACGTAGTAGGCGTTGATCTCTCTCCCGAGGCAATTCGTATAGCGGCAGAGCACGAGTCATTGGGGCCGAAGATTGTCTATACGGTGGGGAACGTCTGTAACTGGGTACCGGTCTACGATGCACAAGTTACTGGTGATGACCGTTTCACCAGCGGCAAATTCGACCTTATTTTGGGCGCTTATCTGCATTTGCCCATGCATCAGCTACGCGATGTGTTGAAGCGTAGCCAAGCCTGGTTGCAGCCGCACGGTGCGCTTCTCTATCTTGGGCATGCTGCCGAAAACCTCCGTCACGGCATTGGAGGCCCGCAGGATTCTGCACTTCTTCCGACCGTCGCTGATCTTGCTAGTGCCAGTGCGGGGATGCGGGTCATCCGCCTTGAGCATATGGTGCGACCGGCCGGCCGTTCGCAAGCTGTTGATGTCCTTCTTCATGCAGAAAACTGGGACTAG
- a CDS encoding cation diffusion facilitator family transporter translates to MQATDHTHQSDHTHGPEHGHTHSHVPDPSDNHNPDSHDHGSTLPHGHSHHHTHDHHDAAQLARTPQWRISVAIALGLVTVITQIIVGLLSGSLALLSDSAHAFTDVFGLCTALIAIRIGARTSATPQHTFGFRRVEVLAAGFNAVLLLAVAVIIVVEAVERLIHPVDVLGLPVAIVAVVGLLMNFFAFLAIRGGKDESINVKGAYLEVMADMVGSVGVLISGLITYLTGWVYADIVVAVLIAIWVLPRAVALLRQVGNVILQGTPTDVDVESLRQDILSVDGVQALHHFHVWSLTTGDNIGSVHVVTSNPQARQRVQELMEHTYSLHHVTVQAETPAEQCANVGACV, encoded by the coding sequence ATGCAGGCCACTGATCACACTCACCAGTCCGATCACACTCACGGCCCGGAACATGGCCACACACATAGCCACGTGCCGGATCCCAGTGACAACCACAACCCCGACAGTCACGATCACGGCAGCACACTACCTCACGGTCATTCCCATCATCACACCCACGACCATCACGACGCGGCACAACTCGCCCGCACTCCTCAATGGCGCATCAGTGTCGCTATCGCCCTGGGACTCGTGACCGTCATCACACAAATTATTGTAGGGCTACTCTCCGGTTCGCTCGCTCTCCTGTCGGACTCGGCACACGCGTTTACCGATGTCTTTGGCCTGTGCACTGCACTCATTGCCATCCGAATTGGCGCACGCACCTCCGCCACTCCACAACACACCTTCGGTTTTCGCCGCGTCGAGGTACTCGCCGCGGGATTCAACGCAGTTCTGTTGCTAGCAGTCGCCGTCATCATCGTCGTCGAAGCCGTCGAGCGTCTCATCCATCCCGTTGATGTCCTGGGGCTACCAGTAGCCATCGTCGCAGTAGTGGGACTACTCATGAACTTTTTCGCGTTTCTTGCCATCCGTGGCGGTAAGGACGAGTCCATTAATGTGAAGGGCGCTTATCTAGAGGTGATGGCAGACATGGTGGGGTCGGTTGGAGTACTCATCTCCGGTCTCATCACCTATCTCACAGGATGGGTGTATGCCGACATTGTGGTTGCAGTCCTCATCGCGATATGGGTACTCCCGCGGGCAGTCGCATTGCTCCGCCAAGTGGGTAACGTCATCCTGCAAGGCACACCCACAGATGTCGATGTGGAGTCTCTCCGCCAAGACATCTTATCGGTAGACGGTGTACAAGCACTCCACCATTTTCATGTGTGGAGCCTCACCACCGGTGACAACATCGGATCTGTCCATGTTGTCACCTCAAATCCGCAAGCCCGCCAGCGCGTGCAAGAACTCATGGAGCACACCTACTCTCTTCACCATGTGACGGTGCAAGCAGAAACACCTGCCGAACAATGCGCGAATGTCGGCGCCTGCGTCTAA
- a CDS encoding CdiA C-terminal domain-containing protein, with translation MLQAPGQTHLYKRGKSARKGVNPRSYSAEQLRQGGIVGGEDQWSPYEKEVAVLVEKRSGVRLEYCAALGQLPSDTQDDFRSSLGLGENFSKNTPDIVCGDITVEVKQVSKTSENPRNGVTANIRKAQHQSDHVVIDSRNFSIPREELIETIESDIDPDHYPKELLVLGTDDKGDYELIRP, from the coding sequence GTGCTCCAAGCCCCCGGACAGACACACCTCTACAAGAGAGGAAAGAGTGCCCGTAAGGGGGTTAATCCTCGTAGTTATTCAGCTGAGCAGCTACGTCAAGGCGGGATTGTCGGAGGGGAGGATCAGTGGAGCCCGTATGAAAAAGAGGTTGCTGTGTTAGTGGAGAAACGCAGTGGTGTTCGGTTGGAATACTGTGCCGCTCTCGGACAATTGCCAAGTGATACACAGGACGATTTTAGGAGTTCTCTTGGGCTGGGAGAGAACTTCAGCAAGAACACCCCAGATATCGTCTGCGGGGACATCACAGTAGAAGTAAAACAGGTTAGTAAGACTTCTGAAAACCCGCGTAATGGTGTCACTGCAAACATCAGAAAAGCGCAGCATCAATCTGACCATGTTGTCATTGACTCGAGAAACTTCTCTATCCCCCGAGAAGAACTTATCGAAACAATAGAAAGCGACATTGACCCCGATCATTACCCGAAAGAACTCCTTGTTCTAGGCACTGATGATAAAGGCGACTATGAGCTAATACGGCCCTAG
- a CDS encoding beta/alpha barrel domain-containing protein — MADYPDFDLYIETSSMSDVRKPLSTLKADIVSESDRYMEFSIARPGQDDLEGFVTRNTEEGSSQIILSSYEFTGGESIFLGYVDLIWDAFAENTSYDMRLEQFGETISSQFTRYRIDGVVSEEPVAA, encoded by the coding sequence ATGGCAGATTACCCAGATTTTGACCTATACATAGAAACAAGTTCTATGTCGGATGTTAGAAAACCCCTTTCTACTCTAAAAGCAGATATTGTTTCCGAGTCTGACCGGTATATGGAGTTCAGTATTGCTCGTCCTGGACAAGACGACCTGGAGGGTTTCGTTACCCGGAATACAGAAGAGGGCTCCAGTCAGATTATCCTGTCGTCATATGAGTTCACCGGGGGAGAGAGTATCTTCCTCGGATATGTAGATTTGATATGGGATGCTTTCGCCGAAAACACCTCATATGATATGAGACTTGAGCAATTCGGTGAGACGATATCCTCCCAATTCACCCGCTACCGTATCGATGGCGTTGTCTCAGAGGAGCCTGTAGCCGCCTAA
- a CDS encoding DUF3145 family protein, whose protein sequence is MHVATPFVDATTGVVSLYAAPAALCPRIEQVLARTLQAALPTRRLVWHTVEGRPGMLRTSVDWIGPVGSGQALAEALAEWPILSFDVTEDATESWNGQRFSHTPDLGLWRGETNASGDVVVSENRLREIMRAGDLEHGIELALGTAWDESLDTLRQEQPSSIDVTWLSAVG, encoded by the coding sequence GTGCACGTCGCTACACCATTTGTTGATGCCACCACTGGGGTGGTGTCCCTTTATGCTGCCCCCGCAGCGCTTTGCCCGCGGATCGAGCAGGTCCTGGCTCGTACCTTACAAGCAGCCCTCCCTACCCGGCGGCTCGTGTGGCACACTGTGGAAGGCCGTCCAGGTATGCTCCGCACCTCTGTCGACTGGATCGGACCAGTTGGCAGTGGGCAAGCCCTCGCTGAAGCCCTCGCAGAGTGGCCCATTCTTTCCTTTGATGTCACTGAAGATGCCACTGAAAGCTGGAACGGCCAGCGTTTCAGCCATACTCCAGATCTCGGTCTCTGGCGGGGGGAGACAAATGCTTCGGGTGACGTCGTTGTCTCCGAAAACCGACTTCGCGAAATTATGCGTGCTGGTGATCTTGAGCATGGCATCGAACTCGCACTCGGCACGGCATGGGATGAGTCTCTTGACACGCTTCGCCAAGAACAGCCTTCTAGTATAGACGTCACCTGGCTGTCCGCCGTCGGTTAA
- a CDS encoding acyl carrier protein — protein sequence MAADERDIVAGLAEIIEEVTGIEQTEVTPDKKFVDDLDVDSLSMVEIAVQTEDKYGIEIPDERMKGMGTVRDVVDYIKRVTVGRS from the coding sequence ATGGCTGCTGATGAAAGAGACATCGTTGCTGGCCTTGCCGAGATCATCGAGGAAGTCACCGGTATTGAACAGACTGAGGTAACTCCAGACAAAAAGTTTGTGGATGACCTGGACGTAGATTCCCTGTCGATGGTAGAAATTGCTGTTCAGACCGAGGACAAGTACGGCATTGAAATTCCCGATGAGCGAATGAAAGGTATGGGCACGGTACGCGATGTCGTCGATTACATTAAACGAGTCACTGTGGGGCGATCCTGA
- a CDS encoding PucR family transcriptional regulator produces the protein MSTEQITSEGSQTELTILDAVSPSLVHHIREISGQLTRTVMAHMSVSLPFFAELDAKHRADIGALVQSAIRFFADWVQNPENNNLDFMDVLGSDSVHMVEGLSLQQSVSILHSSMEVIEQAVINMKDMPEAKVTLLVHALRYSRELGFSIADYFAAAAEKRGAWDARMETALVDAVVRGAKSEDIRSFGSALACDANQPVTVMVGTPRSMDRHERTVLRLHQAASDLGYRALAAVQGPYLVTLVNVPAEVLMDPECPLYEIFSDDQIMLGPTARNLAGASRSAEEAFAALRVAQAMPNVPRVAAADMFIPERAIAGDHRAVQRLFHGIIKPLQKSASAAIRDTLRLYLSVDGGVEEAARQLYVHPNTVRYRLKRVNDITGMDPLDSRMRFTLRIANVLGMLEDINESSNKSW, from the coding sequence GTGAGTACTGAACAAATTACCTCCGAAGGTTCGCAGACTGAACTGACCATACTCGATGCAGTGTCGCCAAGCCTTGTCCACCACATTCGTGAGATATCTGGCCAGCTCACCCGGACTGTGATGGCACACATGAGTGTGTCTCTTCCCTTCTTTGCAGAACTTGACGCCAAACATCGGGCTGATATCGGAGCGTTGGTGCAGTCTGCCATTCGGTTTTTTGCGGATTGGGTCCAGAATCCAGAGAATAACAATCTTGATTTTATGGATGTACTTGGCTCGGATTCCGTCCACATGGTGGAAGGTCTGAGCTTGCAGCAGTCTGTCTCCATCCTGCACTCGAGCATGGAAGTCATCGAACAGGCCGTCATCAACATGAAGGACATGCCAGAAGCAAAGGTCACATTGCTAGTCCATGCGCTTCGATACAGCCGCGAGTTGGGGTTCTCCATTGCAGACTACTTTGCGGCGGCAGCGGAAAAACGCGGTGCCTGGGATGCCCGCATGGAGACGGCACTAGTTGACGCGGTGGTGCGCGGAGCAAAGTCTGAAGACATCCGTTCCTTTGGCTCTGCCTTGGCATGCGACGCTAATCAGCCGGTGACAGTGATGGTCGGAACTCCGCGTTCCATGGATCGACATGAGCGGACTGTGCTTCGTCTCCACCAAGCAGCATCCGACCTGGGCTATCGCGCCTTGGCAGCGGTGCAAGGCCCTTATTTGGTGACACTGGTGAACGTGCCTGCAGAAGTGCTCATGGATCCAGAATGCCCACTCTATGAGATCTTCTCCGATGACCAGATCATGCTAGGGCCAACAGCGCGCAATCTAGCGGGAGCATCTCGGTCCGCAGAGGAAGCTTTTGCAGCGTTACGCGTCGCGCAAGCAATGCCCAATGTTCCGCGCGTGGCGGCTGCTGACATGTTTATCCCGGAACGGGCGATAGCGGGAGACCATCGAGCTGTGCAGCGTCTGTTTCATGGCATCATTAAGCCTTTGCAGAAGTCTGCGAGTGCAGCCATTCGTGACACCTTGCGACTTTATCTTTCGGTTGATGGTGGCGTCGAAGAAGCGGCCCGGCAGCTCTACGTGCACCCCAACACGGTACGTTACCGTTTGAAGAGAGTAAATGACATTACCGGTATGGATCCACTTGATTCGCGTATGCGGTTTACGCTGCGGATCGCTAATGTTTTGGGGATGCTCGAGGACATTAACGAATCCAGCAACAAATCTTGGTAG
- a CDS encoding DUF3052 domain-containing protein, translating to MSASSDANSFNAILAHKLEISDDMVVQEVGWDDDCDSSISEAIEDIIGSTLLEDTSYDVCDAILFWWRDGDGDLTDDLVDVVAPLSDGGVVWLTTPKTGQPDAVDPSEIAESARTAGLSQTSTSAVNDWIVTRLVQARHGAPRR from the coding sequence GTGAGCGCCAGCTCCGACGCCAACAGCTTCAACGCCATCTTGGCCCATAAACTTGAAATTTCTGACGACATGGTCGTGCAGGAGGTTGGTTGGGACGACGATTGCGACTCATCCATTAGTGAAGCTATCGAAGATATCATCGGCTCCACACTGCTCGAAGACACTTCCTATGATGTCTGTGATGCGATTCTCTTTTGGTGGCGCGACGGTGACGGAGACCTTACCGACGACCTCGTTGACGTCGTCGCCCCGCTGTCCGACGGGGGAGTGGTGTGGTTGACCACCCCTAAGACTGGTCAACCAGATGCCGTAGACCCCTCAGAGATCGCTGAGAGTGCGCGCACGGCAGGTCTTTCCCAGACGTCTACCTCCGCGGTCAATGACTGGATTGTCACCCGTTTAGTACAAGCTCGTCACGGCGCGCCTCGTCGGTAA
- the nuoN gene encoding NADH-quinone oxidoreductase subunit NuoN yields MIQNIIAMDMMASPARMIESPALDYQTLAPLLIMFGGACVALLLDAFVRRPARAVVQLVSVFVVLIATMGMLIANWVDGHFSVVANGLLAMDKPTYVAQGALIVFTALSMILFSTRHARRLKTIPESERTEHSEIYVLALFSLFGMMLFTAATNLLMLFVALEVMSLPLYVLAGLALYRRRLSQEASLKYFLLGVLAAAVMLYGIVMLYAATGNFTFAGIAEQSSHTDKPALLVLGVVFVVIGLLFKIGAVPFHSWVPDVYQGAPTPVTAFMAICTKLAAVAALARVLTVAVPLNERQWEIVIVVLAIISMLFGALLTMTQTDVKRLIAYSSITHAGFIMTALVGADQGLLKVGSLEFSVVSSVLIYLAAYGLATIGAFAIVTVVRRESGEEATAISAWEGIGRQHPWLGAAFALYFLSFAGFPITAGFIGKFTVFAVPWLAGYSWLVVVALLVSALAAYAYVRMIIVMFFKRTNITTVVAKPGAAVSIVVVITAVLTILMGILPGPVLGLANSLGGFLM; encoded by the coding sequence ATGATCCAGAACATCATTGCTATGGACATGATGGCTAGCCCCGCACGAATGATCGAGAGCCCGGCGCTGGATTACCAGACCCTCGCTCCGCTGTTGATCATGTTCGGTGGTGCCTGTGTCGCTCTCCTCCTGGACGCCTTTGTGCGTCGGCCGGCTCGCGCTGTCGTGCAGCTGGTCTCCGTCTTCGTCGTTCTCATTGCCACGATGGGAATGCTGATTGCGAACTGGGTCGATGGCCACTTCTCGGTTGTCGCCAATGGCCTCCTTGCCATGGATAAGCCCACCTATGTGGCGCAGGGTGCTCTGATTGTTTTCACCGCCCTCAGCATGATTCTCTTCAGTACACGGCATGCACGCCGGCTGAAGACAATCCCCGAGAGTGAGCGAACTGAACACTCCGAGATCTATGTCTTGGCGCTGTTCTCTCTGTTCGGCATGATGCTCTTCACCGCAGCGACCAACCTGCTTATGCTCTTCGTCGCTCTTGAAGTGATGTCCCTGCCGCTCTACGTTCTCGCCGGGCTGGCACTCTACCGCCGACGTCTGAGCCAGGAAGCTTCTCTGAAGTACTTCCTGCTGGGCGTACTTGCAGCAGCCGTCATGCTGTACGGCATCGTGATGCTCTACGCCGCCACCGGTAACTTCACCTTTGCTGGCATTGCAGAGCAGTCCTCTCACACCGACAAGCCTGCCCTGCTTGTGCTCGGCGTCGTATTTGTCGTGATTGGCCTCCTCTTCAAGATTGGTGCAGTACCGTTCCACAGTTGGGTTCCGGACGTCTATCAAGGCGCCCCCACCCCGGTGACTGCCTTCATGGCAATCTGCACTAAGCTGGCTGCCGTTGCTGCTCTCGCCCGCGTTCTCACCGTGGCAGTGCCGCTCAACGAACGTCAGTGGGAAATTGTCATCGTGGTACTGGCCATCATCTCGATGCTCTTCGGTGCCCTGCTGACCATGACCCAGACCGACGTCAAGCGACTGATCGCTTACTCCTCCATTACTCACGCGGGCTTTATCATGACCGCTCTGGTGGGTGCGGATCAGGGCCTCCTCAAGGTAGGAAGCCTGGAGTTCAGTGTTGTCTCTTCGGTGTTGATCTACCTGGCGGCTTACGGGCTCGCGACCATTGGCGCCTTCGCCATTGTCACGGTCGTCCGTCGTGAGAGCGGCGAGGAAGCAACTGCGATTTCCGCCTGGGAAGGTATTGGACGCCAGCATCCGTGGTTGGGTGCAGCCTTCGCCCTCTACTTCCTGAGCTTCGCAGGCTTCCCCATCACCGCTGGCTTTATCGGTAAGTTCACCGTCTTCGCAGTGCCGTGGTTGGCTGGCTACAGCTGGCTAGTCGTCGTTGCCTTACTGGTGTCCGCACTTGCCGCCTACGCCTACGTGCGCATGATCATTGTCATGTTCTTCAAGCGCACGAATATCACTACTGTGGTGGCAAAGCCCGGTGCCGCGGTCAGCATCGTGGTGGTTATCACTGCTGTGCTCACCATCCTCATGGGAATTCTTCCCGGACCGGTGCTGGGCCTTGCGAACTCGCTCGGTGGCTTCCTGATGTAA